In the genome of Oncorhynchus clarkii lewisi isolate Uvic-CL-2024 chromosome 4, UVic_Ocla_1.0, whole genome shotgun sequence, one region contains:
- the LOC139407459 gene encoding uncharacterized protein: MCYLGPDGEHHWSKHYPFCGGTFQSPIDIQTQLLRFDPTLRPIELQNYNLSANEQLTLGNNGHSIQLSLPRRMYLSSLPHRYTAAQLHFHWGSEHLPVGSEHTVNGRQFAAEMHMVLFNSDKYPNISVAADKSDGLAVLGVLIEVGEFNPAFAQFLKYINGIKYRDQRVQVPAFNIRSLLPVLLDEYYRYDGSLTTPPCYPSVLWTVFKNPVTISLKQFLALATAIYSSHQQESAPVAMNSNYRKPQYTDNRVVLCSFQGGRGLQGATQTVTSPFLRRQVINQLLDGDLADLADQDGLNQLLDGDLADQDGLNQLLDGDLADLVDQDGLNKLLPKKPRAPGKKWNDLKNYQKVWTQSQIGSKHYQNTGSQTQNSLQQQRSKPNKVPSGGAGAARLVPSSWKNQQNRQPVWKSGLSEDMLCYVSLEQDVSRQLSRGRSPTHTDTQLVQALRETLFPELNLRSYLGCKSDLALFTIRQLLRGRSATDEALELDQAIVKALGGTGQRGSTAQQQTNTLSKHQTGFAPAPAAVPKKPNQPIPWLQPMEWED; encoded by the exons ATGTGTTATTTAGGTCCCGACGGTGAGCACCACTGGTCCAAGCACTACCCATTCTGTGGCGGAACATTCCAGTCACCCATAGACATCCAGACCCAGCTGCTGAGGTTTGACCCCACACTACGACCAATCGAGCTCCAGAACTACAACCTCTCAGCCAATGAGCAGCTGACCCTCGGGAACAATGGACACTCCA ttcagcTGTCCCTACCCAGGAGGATGTATCTGTCCAGCCTGCCTCACCGTTACACTGCTGCTCAACTCCACTTCCACTGGGGCTCAGAACACCTGCCTGTCGGATCAGAACACACCGTCAACGGCAGGCAGTTTGCTGCCGAG ATGCATATGGTGCTCTTCAACTCAGACAAGTACCCCAACATCTCTGTGGCAGCAGACAAGTCAGACGGCCTGGCTGTACTGGGAGTTCTGATAGAG GTCGGGGAATTCAACCCAGCGTTCGCTCAGTTCCTCAAGTACATCAATGGTATTAAATACAGAG atcaGAGGGTGCAGGTCCCAGCCTTCAACATCCGCAGTCTGCTGCCTGTACTCTTGGATGAATACTACCGTTATGATGGCTCGTTGACCACTCCCCCCTGCTATCCCAGCGTGCTTTGGACTGTGTTCAAAAACCCTGTCACCATCTCACTCAAACAG TTTCTGGCCCTAGCAACGGCCATCTACTCCTCCCACCAACAGGAGTCGGCCCCAGTGGCCATGAACAGCAACTACAGGAAACCACAGTACACGGACAACAGAGTTGTGCTCTGCTCTTTCCAGGGGG GCAGAGGACTACAGGGTGCTACTCAGACGGTCACCTCTCCGTTCCTGAGGAGGCAGGTCATCAACCAGCTGTTAGATGGAGACCTGGCAGACCTGGCAGACCAGGATGGGCTCAACCAGCTGTTAGATGGAGATCTGGCAGACCAGGATGGGCTCAACCAGCTGTTAGATGGAGATCTGGCAGACCTGGTAGACCAGGATGGGCTTAACAAGCTGTTGCCCAAGAAGCCCAGAGCACCGGGCAAGAAGTGGAATGACCTCAAAAACTACCAGAAAGTCTGGACTCAGAGCCAAATTGGGTCCAAGCACTACCAGAACACCGGGTCTCAGACCCAGAACAGCCTCCAGCAGCAGCGCTCGAAGCCCAATAAGGTGCCATCCGGGGGGGCAGGAGCTGCCAGATTAGTCCCATCTTCCTGGAAGAACCAACAGAACAGGCAACCTGTGTGGAAGTCAGGTCTGAGCGAGGACATGCTGTGTTACGTCTCCTTGGAGCAGGACGTGTCTCGCCAGCTGAGCAGAGGGAGATCCCCTACCCATACAGACACCCAGCTGGTCCAGGCTCTCAGAGAAACTCTGTTCCCAGAGCTCAACCTGCGCAGCTACCTGGGCTGTAAGTCTGACCTGGCTCTGTTCACCATCAGACAGCTCCTCCGGGGGAGATCAGCCACAGATGAGGCCTTGGAGCTGGACCAGGCCATTGTCAAGGCCTTGGGGGGGACAGGGCAGAGGGGCTCCACAGCACAGCAGCAGACCAACACTCTCTCCAAGCACCAAACAGGCTTCGCTCCTGCCCCTGCTGCCGTGCCTAAGAAACCCAATCAGCCAATCCCATGGCTCCAGCCTATGGAGTGGGAGGACTAG